The sequence aatgtttagtataattaaattttatcaaagattttaataaaaacgtgTTTATTCGACGCTTTATGGTATGTAAAAccaaagtttttaaaagataaaattgtctatttacttttattacgattaaaattataataattgcattgtTATAGAAATCATCTCATTGTTATAGAAATCATCATATCAGATAATGAAAAGTTAATGCGgagaagataagaaaaaaaaaaacccattaagttaatatataaaataatggaaattcaaacatttatattctttgacCTAGAAACGACTGGTCTGATTCAGGGAAAGATTATGCCAAGAATCACGGAAATTGCTTTAGTTGCAGTTACAAGAGAGTCGATGCGTAATAGCAACAAAGCATCTTCGCCGCGAGTCTTGCATAAGCTAATACTTCCGATTAATCCCCAAAAAATCATACCACCAAATGTAGAATACATGACAAGTGAGTTGCTTTGTTAgcttaaattgattaatacattaataacattgaagaaaatctaaattgaggaaattctataatatagtaatataataatctcttatatataaatttgtagaaCTATTTAACGAGGACATGTTGCTACTGCAGCCTTTTGAATGTGAAGTTTACGAGTTAATAAAGTGTTTTCTACAACGTCTTACGCCGCCAGTTTGTTTTGCAGCACATAACGGCAACAGATTTGATTATCCAATATTCTTGCAGGAACTCGAGCGCATAAATaaggtataattaattttaaaagtggtcagctatttatttttccatttgttCAATAACAATTTTCTGCAGTTAAAGATCTTTGATGACAAAATTCTGTGCATTGATACATGGAAGATGTTTCAAGATTTCttcaagaaaaaagatttggaACCAAAGATAGTCCAAGATTTGTTAGATGATGAATTCAATGATTCGCTCTCCATGTTAGATATAGATGCGGTAATAATGGAACAAGAGGCTAAAATTAATGCCACATCTATTTCGCAAGCAACATCTCCTTGTGATATCAAAGTTATaaacaataagaaatatgatataaacaaGGAGTATAACGATGACATCGATGTTGAATCGTCGAAGGattttagacaaaaaaataatgaaaaaacgcCGGAGAATCAAATAATGAGGCAGCATGAGGCTGGTTTTGTAGAACgaccatttaaaaaaaataatccaagGAAGAAATTGGATTTCGGATGGGAAAGACCAGTCAGCCTTAAACTCGGCGccatttatgaatatatgtttGGTTCAAATTTTGCTGAGCATTCGGCCGAGGCTGACTGTCTTGCCATGATACGTTGCGTTACTAATATTGTCGACTTCTTCTTTGAGTGGTCAGACCATCATGCAATACCCTTGGTttgctgtaaaaaaatagtatagtataagattattaaatgatattttagattttagataataaaaatgatacataatgagtaaaaaattacagaatcgTACAGTACAAAGAGGATATATGTAATTGTGAATTAAGATGCAAAATTAGTATATGAAATTGAAAGTAATGTTGTTAAagctttcatctttttatatattaaattattaaatgcaaaagagTATTCATAACTTGTATttcataacaaatattaatctaaGTAAGAAATTAGTCCAAATATTAGTCTGACTATTTGTGATAACAAAATATGATTCATTGAtgattcatttcatttttatgatttaaaagttttatatatattatatatatatatatatatatataacttttaaatcataaaatgaaatgaatcatatatatatatatatatatatatatatatatatatatatatatatgtatatgtatgtatatatgtatgtatataaaaattaatatcacatatatgattttataatttattataaactatgCAGAGtgaattataatctattataggATAATTGCACTTTGTATATAGCTACTGCATGttgaattgttatttatagttttttcatttacttatttacttataatatacaatttaaatttatttttctgtaacacatatgaaaaaattggaaaaagcTTTTTATTTCTGTGAAAGAATTGtgtaagctttttttttattatatatgaaagaagtgtttaaaatgaattttattcatatttaaattaaatgaaaactaTGTACAATCAGATATGGCATAAAATTGCTTCTAGTTctatattggaaaatattaaaagatgagAATCTCTTCTTTGTAAGTAATAATGTATAGGAATGTAAGTAATAATGTAATAGGATTCTATTCTTATCTCTTTCTTGAAtcaagaaaaaggaaagaagagaataaaaaagaatttattttatgaaaaagcaatttttttaaagaaatggaGCTATATTAAGcttgttttaattgtttatatctacttttaaagtatttagtattcttaattaattatacatgttttgttttaaaatacttttaaaaactgttttaatttatgataagaCTATTAACCTTCTTATCAGCtatattaacaaaatcaatttctttaggtacttaactttatttatatttgtgataGCTAaacttatgtttttatttttatgaaataagtttaatacagaatgttgaaataaaataaagtcatatattttatatcataagacTGAATAAATTGGCGACTAAGatagtattgtatatatttttaatatgccatttcttgaaaatgcaaatgaaaataaaaaacttatttccaaatttttttatagccaaaaaattataattggacCTAATGCTTTTTGTGAAAAACTTTCGacggaatatttttcataatgttATTCGTTATGTGCatgtgttaataaaaaaatattcttaaatgaaaaaattaattgaaaatgagagaatcatatcttgatattaataataaattgttctatatatatatatatatatatatatatatatatatatatatatatatatatatataaaacaatttatatatacacaatactcgcgatattaaataatttaaaaaaaagaagggttTGAAATATGTATCATACTT is a genomic window of Cataglyphis hispanica isolate Lineage 1 chromosome 5, ULB_Chis1_1.0, whole genome shotgun sequence containing:
- the LOC126849409 gene encoding uncharacterized protein LOC126849409 yields the protein MEIQTFIFFDLETTGLIQGKIMPRITEIALVAVTRESMRNSNKASSPRVLHKLILPINPQKIIPPNVEYMTKLFNEDMLLLQPFECEVYELIKCFLQRLTPPVCFAAHNGNRFDYPIFLQELERINKIFDDKILCIDTWKMFQDFFKKKDLEPKIVQDLLDDEFNDSLSMLDIDAVIMEQEAKINATSISQATSPCDIKVINNKKYDINKEYNDDIDVESSKDFRQKNNEKTPENQIMRQHEAGFVERPFKKNNPRKKLDFGWERPVSLKLGAIYEYMFGSNFAEHSAEADCLAMIRCVTNIVDFFFEWSDHHAIPLVCCKKIV